The Osmia bicornis bicornis chromosome 11, iOsmBic2.1, whole genome shotgun sequence genome includes the window TTAAGACATGACACTTTTctgcaaaatatttgtatttaagAGATATTAGCAAGACTTAGAAATCATCGGTTAAAGGTATCGTCATCGATTCTCCTGAGTGGTAAAGTACATAGAAATGTTCATTGTTCTTAAACACATTAACAGAAACATTAAAATACACATTactaattgttattaaaatatttcttgtaGAGAGAAGGATAGGATAGGCATGTTATGTTAGTGAAAAGAAGTCGGCACATCATGTACAGTTTTGAAGGAGATTACAGGCGCAAACCTCAACAAAATTTAGCAGGTGCAAGCAGAAGGGATGAGAAGTCTGTTCTGTTGCAGCACGCGCAATTAGAACGTTTGAAAAGGGAGCAACAGCGTAAAAGACATAATGCTGCATTAAAAATTCAAGCCCTTGCGCGTGGTTTCATTATAAGGAAACATAATAAGACAGCCAAGAGAAAAGAGTTTGATGAAGAGCAACAAATAAGCGGACGCAAAAATTTAAATCTAGATGAGTTAGCACTgtattttcgaaaattactATTCTTTTATAATCATAATTTGGATGCTAGCAGGCTAGTTTGGATATtacaacattttttaaaacatcagcaagaaattaaacaaaaatgtgTAACCTCTGCCAAATGGTTATGGAAATTAAGGTAAATTCtaagaacaatatcataagtatattctttcatttcttGTCTGATAATACGGATAAAATACATTATTCTTATAGATGGATTCTTCGTATGTGTATGCAACACAACTCTGAAGCCTTAACGAGTGGAGCTTATTCTTTGGCTATACCATTGAGAGCattagaaatatttacaaGCCGAGAAGATACGGAAAAAGTTCTACGTGAAAATAGTTATAAGTATTTAGAAAACATCTTTATCTATTTGATAAAACATAAATACTTCGATCAATTAAGAAAATTGATAGATGATAAAGTTCCGTGTATGTTGGAATCAACGCCTGTCGCACCAACTCCAATTTCAAAATGTTTGATGGATATGATAAAACGACCATTGGACTTAATTTCTTATCTAGAACAGGACGACGATTTTTCTATGCTTGTTCTGCAAGAATTTTGTAAAAGTATACTGTCACCGAGGCTGTCCGATCCAATTAGAATGTTCGTCATTCCATCGTTATCTGAATTCGTAGAATTTCCGTATACTCAATTAATCGAATGCATCAATAGAATCGAAATAGAACCCACGCTAAGTTTGCTTTATTCCATTTTGTCTCTGGAATCGAATCGATTTTGTAAGTATATATAAATGGAATATCTAACGAAGAAGACATTATCTAACGAAGTTCATTCTTTCTATTACAGTTACATGCAAATCTAAAGATGTTCTCATCAATTATTTGCAAGTCCTCGCGTCCATGAGTTCGACGATAATACCTTTGGCTGTCGAAGAAAACATGGAACAAGCGGATGATTCGGATTCGGAATCAAATACCAGCATGATCGATCAAGAACAAGCTGATATTTTGCATCAATGCATAGAAATGTTGAACGAACAGCAACGGGTTCAGGGAATACTCTTAGCTGTGGATCGTAGCGTAGACCCTGACGTGTTGCAACCGTTGTGCCAGCTCTGTCATCATTTGCTAATCACCAACAAATTAGCCATCCATAAGTATAAACTATTATATATGCTCGCTTTCAAGCCGGTATTCTTAAAGAATTTATGGACCGCGCTGCTATCGGTTTGTCAAGTATCGTTGTTCGGAGGAGCAACGCCTCTTCTGCAGATTATCTCGCGAGGGATCAGTCTCTCTACCGAAGACACAAAGAAAATCGTACCACTGTTAGCCGTATTTTGTTCGCTATTTAGTCTGCTTATAGCAACGTTACACGATAcggaattttttattcaagCAACCGAGCAACCGTTAGATACAAACGGACAACATACGATGCCGTTTACAACCTCGGAACTGGTAATGCTGTCGAGTCATTTGAAAGGAGTTTGCTTGGGTTTGGTCGAGCTTGCGTTTCCCGACAATCGACCGACAGTTCGGGACGATTACAAGACCGCTGTTCTCGGTCCGTCCTGTCCAATACAGAGCCAACAGGATACGCAAATGTGGACGCATTTGTTCAAAGTCACGGTCGGTTTGCTGCGGCAGTTGCACATGCGAGATTTACGGAGGCAATTTTGCCCAGACGGACACTGGATAGCATCGAATATCGCGATACCGATCGACAAACCTCAAGATTTCACGTTTCGCAGACGCAGGCTCAGGGGATACGTACCCTTCCAAGGTCTTCGGGTGTTCACGCGCGAAGAGCTAGAGGAAGGACCGCCGCTATCAGCAAAGGAAGTTCGAACATTGACGCTGCTACGCGAGATACCGTTTGTTGTGCCATTTAACGACCGAGTTGTGGTATTTCAGTCGCTGATTTATCGTGACAAAACGGAACAGCAAGGTGAATTGACCCACTTCATGCAAGGACCGTCGATACAAATATCGGTAAGAAGGAACTATCTGTACGAGGACgcgtttgaaaaattgtcaCCGGAAAACGAGCCAGAATTACGATTAAAAATGCGCGTACAGCTGGTTAATACAGCCGGACTTGAAGAGG containing:
- the LOC114876610 gene encoding ubiquitin-protein ligase E3C, whose product is MLVKRSRHIMYSFEGDYRRKPQQNLAGASRRDEKSVLLQHAQLERLKREQQRKRHNAALKIQALARGFIIRKHNKTAKRKEFDEEQQISGRKNLNLDELALYFRKLLFFYNHNLDASRLVWILQHFLKHQQEIKQKCVTSAKWLWKLRWILRMCMQHNSEALTSGAYSLAIPLRALEIFTSREDTEKVLRENSYKYLENIFIYLIKHKYFDQLRKLIDDKVPCMLESTPVAPTPISKCLMDMIKRPLDLISYLEQDDDFSMLVLQEFCKSILSPRLSDPIRMFVIPSLSEFVEFPYTQLIECINRIEIEPTLSLLYSILSLESNRFFTCKSKDVLINYLQVLASMSSTIIPLAVEENMEQADDSDSESNTSMIDQEQADILHQCIEMLNEQQRVQGILLAVDRSVDPDVLQPLCQLCHHLLITNKLAIHKYKLLYMLAFKPVFLKNLWTALLSVCQVSLFGGATPLLQIISRGISLSTEDTKKIVPLLAVFCSLFSLLIATLHDTEFFIQATEQPLDTNGQHTMPFTTSELVMLSSHLKGVCLGLVELAFPDNRPTVRDDYKTAVLGPSCPIQSQQDTQMWTHLFKVTVGLLRQLHMRDLRRQFCPDGHWIASNIAIPIDKPQDFTFRRRRLRGYVPFQGLRVFTREELEEGPPLSAKEVRTLTLLREIPFVVPFNDRVVVFQSLIYRDKTEQQGELTHFMQGPSIQISVRRNYLYEDAFEKLSPENEPELRLKMRVQLVNTAGLEEAGVDGGGLFREFLSELLKTSFDPNRGFFRLTKDNMLYPNPTVQLLVDDFPKHYYFIGRILGKALYENLLVELPFAEFFLSKIVGRQSDVDVHHLASLDPIMYRNLLYLKSYKGDVADLGLDFTVLSDELGERRIDELKPSGANIPVTNHNRIEYIHLMADYKLNKQIRAQCYAFKQGIGSVIPLDWLQMFNNKELQVLISGAQIPVDVNDLKLHTNYTGGYAPDHPTITAFWKVVNEFSDQQKGQLLKFVTSCSRPPLLGFKELDPPFCIQHAGSVDRLPTSSTCMNLLKLPEFPDEKTLREKLLYAIQAGAGFELS